One segment of Comamonas thiooxydans DNA contains the following:
- the rlmH gene encoding 23S rRNA (pseudouridine(1915)-N(3))-methyltransferase RlmH, whose translation MKLTIVAVGLHVPDWAQTAYDDYAKRFPSELKVELKAVKTEPRGSKTLETLYAAERKRIEAAIPRGTRIVVLDERGTNLTTKALAQRLKGWQLESDDVALVIGGPDGLDPEFKAAAHERIRLSDLTLPHAMVRVLLIEQLYRAWSVNAGHPYHRE comes from the coding sequence ATGAAGCTGACCATCGTGGCCGTAGGCCTGCATGTGCCCGACTGGGCGCAGACGGCCTACGACGATTATGCCAAGCGCTTTCCGTCCGAACTCAAGGTTGAACTCAAGGCCGTCAAGACCGAGCCGCGCGGCTCCAAGACGCTGGAGACCCTGTATGCGGCAGAGCGCAAGCGTATCGAAGCAGCCATCCCCAGAGGCACCCGCATCGTGGTGCTTGACGAGCGCGGCACCAATCTGACCACCAAGGCGCTGGCCCAGCGCCTCAAGGGCTGGCAGCTAGAGAGCGACGACGTGGCCCTGGTCATTGGCGGCCCCGACGGTCTGGACCCTGAGTTCAAGGCCGCAGCCCATGAGCGCATCCGTCTCTCGGATCTGACCCTGCCGCATGCCATGGTGCGCGTGCTGCTGATCGAGCAGCTCTATCGCGCCTGGTCGGTCAATGCCGGTCATCCCTATCACCGCGAATAA
- the rng gene encoding ribonuclease G, with the protein MQQDILINWSPQETRVAIVENGAVQELHMERPLERGLVGNIYLGKVSRVLPGMQSAFIDIGLERAAFLHVADVWQRQESGEAPMFARKDQPLIPIEKQVFEGQSIMVQVIKDPIGTKGARLSTQISIAGRLLVFLPQDDHIGISQKIPQNERDALRARLQELVGTKEGGGGGGFILRTNGEESSDAELADDIRYLRKTWARIKDAAQKLPVMSVLHQDLNLLQRVLRDLVGENTQSIRIDSREQFALLKSFGQEYMPAAVPKLALYKGERPIFDLYNIDEEIARALGRRVDLKSGGYLIVDQTEALTTIDVNTGGYVGARNFDDTIFKTNLEAAQAIARQLRLRNLGGIVIVDFIDMVREEHQGEVLSEFRRQLARDRVKTMAGGFSQLGLVEMTRKRTRESLAHMLCEPCAACSGKGNVKTARSICYEVLREILREARQFNPHEFRVVASPKVVEMFLDEESQHLASLSDFIGKPISLQAETAMAQEQYDIVLL; encoded by the coding sequence ATGCAGCAAGATATTCTGATCAACTGGTCGCCGCAGGAAACGCGGGTGGCGATTGTCGAAAACGGCGCCGTGCAGGAGCTGCACATGGAGCGCCCGCTGGAGCGGGGACTCGTCGGCAACATCTATCTGGGCAAGGTCTCGCGTGTGTTGCCCGGCATGCAGTCCGCCTTCATCGATATCGGCCTGGAGCGTGCGGCCTTTCTGCATGTGGCCGATGTCTGGCAGCGTCAGGAAAGCGGCGAAGCGCCGATGTTCGCGCGCAAGGACCAGCCGCTGATACCCATCGAAAAGCAGGTGTTCGAAGGCCAGTCCATCATGGTGCAGGTCATCAAGGACCCCATAGGGACCAAGGGTGCGCGCCTGTCCACTCAGATCAGCATTGCCGGGCGTCTGCTGGTGTTTCTGCCCCAGGACGACCATATCGGCATCTCCCAGAAAATTCCCCAGAACGAGCGCGACGCCTTGCGTGCCCGTTTGCAGGAGCTGGTCGGCACCAAGGAGGGGGGCGGCGGTGGCGGCTTCATTCTGCGCACCAATGGCGAGGAGTCCAGCGATGCCGAGCTGGCCGATGACATCCGCTATCTGCGCAAGACCTGGGCGCGCATCAAGGATGCGGCGCAGAAGCTGCCCGTCATGTCGGTGCTGCACCAGGATCTGAACCTGCTGCAGCGTGTGCTGCGGGATCTGGTCGGCGAGAACACCCAGAGCATTCGCATCGATTCGCGCGAGCAGTTTGCGCTGCTCAAGAGCTTTGGCCAGGAATACATGCCGGCGGCCGTGCCCAAGCTTGCGCTGTACAAGGGCGAGCGTCCGATCTTCGACCTCTACAACATCGACGAGGAAATCGCGCGCGCGCTGGGGCGGCGTGTGGACCTGAAGTCGGGCGGCTATCTGATCGTCGATCAGACCGAAGCCCTGACCACCATCGATGTGAATACCGGCGGCTATGTCGGTGCGCGCAATTTTGACGACACCATCTTCAAGACCAATCTGGAAGCGGCGCAAGCCATTGCGCGTCAGTTGCGGCTGCGCAATCTGGGCGGCATCGTCATCGTGGACTTCATCGACATGGTGCGCGAGGAGCATCAGGGCGAGGTGCTCTCCGAATTCCGCCGCCAGCTGGCGCGTGACCGCGTCAAGACCATGGCCGGCGGCTTCTCTCAGCTGGGCCTGGTGGAGATGACGCGCAAGCGTACGCGCGAGTCGCTGGCCCATATGCTGTGCGAGCCCTGCGCCGCCTGCTCCGGCAAGGGCAATGTCAAGACCGCGCGCAGCATCTGCTACGAGGTGCTGCGTGAAATCCTGCGCGAAGCGCGCCAGTTCAATCCGCATGAGTTCCGCGTCGTGGCGTCACCCAAGGTGGTGGAGATGTTTCTCGACGAGGAAAGCCAGCATCTGGCCAGTCTTTCGGACTTCATCGGCAAGCCCATTTCGCTGCAGGCCGAGACTGCGATGGCGCAGGAGCAATACGATATCGTGCTGCTCTGA
- a CDS encoding nucleoside triphosphate pyrophosphatase: MAPFLYLASQSPRRRQLLEQLGVAHELLLPNVAGDIAEDAEAIEAELAGEDPHDYVQRVTAGKLDAAVARHARRGLPAAPILCSDTTVALGKQILGKPADAEDARRILRLLSGAEHEVLTAVALQSGARRLQALSVSTVRFAPMTEAQIDAYVVTGEPMGKAGAYGIQGRAAAHIAQISGSYSAIMGLPVYETAELLRQLGWSL; this comes from the coding sequence ATGGCGCCATTTCTCTATCTTGCATCCCAAAGTCCCCGCCGTCGTCAACTGCTCGAGCAGCTGGGCGTGGCGCATGAATTGCTGCTGCCCAATGTAGCCGGCGATATCGCCGAGGATGCGGAGGCCATAGAGGCCGAGCTGGCCGGGGAAGACCCCCATGACTATGTGCAGCGCGTGACGGCGGGCAAGCTCGATGCGGCCGTGGCCCGCCATGCGCGGCGTGGTCTGCCGGCAGCGCCCATTCTGTGCTCCGACACCACCGTTGCACTGGGCAAGCAGATTCTGGGCAAGCCCGCCGATGCCGAAGACGCGCGACGCATCCTGCGTCTGCTCTCCGGGGCCGAGCATGAGGTGCTGACCGCCGTGGCGCTGCAAAGCGGCGCGCGGCGTCTGCAGGCCCTGTCGGTGTCCACCGTGCGCTTTGCGCCCATGACCGAAGCGCAGATCGATGCCTATGTGGTCACGGGCGAGCCCATGGGCAAGGCCGGTGCCTATGGCATACAGGGCAGGGCGGCCGCGCATATTGCGCAGATCAGCGGCAGCTATTCGGCCATCATGGGCCTGCCGGTTTATGAAACTGCCGAGCTTTTGCGCCAGTTGGGCTGGTCGCTCTGA